AGTTCCCATAAAGGCAACCAGGATGGTATAAAGATAGTTCAGTTTGCCTTGAAAAACCAAAAAACCAGCATATGCCATCAATGTCTCGTCCGGAACAGGCAAACCGACGATGCCAAGTCCCAGGGCAATGAAAATTTCGAAGTAAGAGTATTTCGTGATGCTGAGCAGCAGAGAATGCATGGATGACCTTCTTTTCAGTCATCCATATCACAATTATTGAGGGAAGGACATCATTGATAACCGTTCGAAGTCTTGCATTTTTATCAAGGCCAGCGTTTTGCAACTTTCAGGAAGTAACTAATACCCCTGATCATCGGAATTAAGCAAATTCTAACTTACTAAAAATGCGTAAGGGCGGCCTTGCCGATCGGGTAGACATTAAAGCCAATATCGAAACATTTCTGGTGATCAATAATGTTTCTACCATCGAAAATGTAGGCAGGCTTTACCATCTGTTCGAAAATATTCTGGAAATCAAGCTCCTTGTAGATTGGCCATTCCGTGAGGACCGCAATTGCGTGGCAGCCGCGGGCCGCCTCATAGGGATCCTGTTGATAGCTGATCGTTCCTTCCACCCCCTCCAGATCCTTCCGGGCATTGGGCAGGGCATGGGGATCGGAAATGATGAGTTCGGCCTTTTCTTCCAGCAGGCGTTTGGCAATATAGATCGCCGGGCTTTCGCGGGTGTCTCCAGTATTGGCCTTGAAGGCAAAGCCGAGCAGGCATATTTTTTTGCCGTTTAGCGTATTGAACATGGCTTGCAGCATGGTCGAGACAAAACGCTCCCGTTGATAATCGTTTATTCTGACGACACTTTCCCAGTAGGCGGCCACCTCGTTGAGACCATACTGCTGGCAGAGGTAGGTAAGGTGCAGAATGTCTTTTTTGAAACAGGAACCGCCGAAACCGACACTGGCGGCTAAGAATTTGGGACCAATGCGGCTGTCCATACCGACGGCCCGGGCCACCTCGCCGACATTGGCCTCCGTTTTCTCGCAGAGGGCGGAGATGGCGTTGATGGAAGATATGCGCTGGGCCAGAAAGGCATTGGCCACGAGTTTGGATAATTCACTGCTCCAGATATTGGAGGTGACGATTTTATCTTTTGGAACCCAATGGGCGTAGATGTCCACGAGTTCCTGTCTTGCCTTTAAGCCGCTTTCCGTTTCCCGGGAGCCAATGAGGATGCGATCCGGTTGTTCCAGGTCTTTTATGGCGGTGCCCTCGGCGAGAAATTCCGGATTGGATAGGACCTCGAATTTCAGATGCTCCGGCGCACTCTTGAGGATTATTTCCATCGCCTGGGCGGTTTTGACGGGCAAGGTGCTTTTTTCTACCACGATCTTGGAAGATTGGGAGTGTTCCAGGATCAGGCGGGCGGTTTTTTCCCAGTATTGCAGATCGGCCGCCATCCCGGCGCCCATGCCGAATGTCTTGGTGGGCGTGTTCACACTGACGAAAATGATATCGTTTTCTTGGATGCCGCCTTCGATATCACAGTTGAAAAAAAGGTTTTTACCCCTTGCCTGCTGCACAATTTCAGCGAGGCCCGGTTCATAAATGGGCAGATTATCCGAGTTCCAGGCCGCGATTCTTTTTTCATCTATATCAACCACCGTTACCCGGCAGTGGGGGCATTTCTGGGCGATGATGGCCATAGTGGGACCGCCGACATAACCGGCGCCGATGCAGAGGATTTTTTTTGTAAACGTCATGGGAGCCTCTCAAATAA
The nucleotide sequence above comes from Deltaproteobacteria bacterium. Encoded proteins:
- a CDS encoding nucleotide sugar dehydrogenase, which codes for MTFTKKILCIGAGYVGGPTMAIIAQKCPHCRVTVVDIDEKRIAAWNSDNLPIYEPGLAEIVQQARGKNLFFNCDIEGGIQENDIIFVSVNTPTKTFGMGAGMAADLQYWEKTARLILEHSQSSKIVVEKSTLPVKTAQAMEIILKSAPEHLKFEVLSNPEFLAEGTAIKDLEQPDRILIGSRETESGLKARQELVDIYAHWVPKDKIVTSNIWSSELSKLVANAFLAQRISSINAISALCEKTEANVGEVARAVGMDSRIGPKFLAASVGFGGSCFKKDILHLTYLCQQYGLNEVAAYWESVVRINDYQRERFVSTMLQAMFNTLNGKKICLLGFAFKANTGDTRESPAIYIAKRLLEEKAELIISDPHALPNARKDLEGVEGTISYQQDPYEAARGCHAIAVLTEWPIYKELDFQNIFEQMVKPAYIFDGRNIIDHQKCFDIGFNVYPIGKAALTHF